The segment GCGAGCTGCCCCGCGAGGGGTGGGCATTCGGCGTGAAGCGCGCGCGCCGCCTCATCGATCGCCTCACCCGCCACTGGACCGACAGCGCTTCTCGGCGCCTCCTCGCCAGCGACGCCGGCGCGGCCGCTGTGGCCGGGGTGGACGCCGCACTTGTCGAGCTTCGCGCGGCGGCCGAGCGCCTGCTCGATCGCCAGCGTCCGGTCGACACCGTTCTGACCGCCGCGGAAGCCGCCTTGAGACGCGTAAGCGACGCCTTCCAGTGCGTGGCCGAGTGTCAGGGGCGCGGCGCGGCCGAGCTTGCACCAGGGTTTGCGGCCGACGTGTGCGACGGCGTGAGCGCGGTGCTGCGCGGCGCGCGGCCCGACGTGAGCCTGCGCGCGCTTGTCGCTGTGACGCCCCCTCCCGCGTTCACCGAGGCCCACGACCGGCTTGCCGCCTATCTCGAGTGCGGAGAGACGGGGCTGCTGCTCGAGGCCGTCGAGGCCGTTCGAGCCGCACTGCGAGACGACGACGCGCTTGCTTCATCTGATGAAGACGCGGCAGCCCTCGCCACGCCGCGCCTCAGCCTGTGCGCGTGATCGGGCGAGGGTCTGCCGCGGTGGCGGGCCGGCGGATCTGAGGGTCGCCTGGTGTTCGCCGGGTGGTCGTCGGGTGGTCGCCGGGTGGTCGCCTGGTGTTCGCCTACTGGTCGCTGTCGGGAGCGCGACGCATCTGCTGCATCATCGCGTTCATGACGGCGCTCTCGAACTCTTCGGGGGACACCTTGTTGTAGCCGGCCGGCACGTTGAAGGTGCTCTCGTCGAGGGTCATGTTGTCTTCGTACGCGGTGACGAGCATGGTCATCTTCGAACCGCCGTCGAGGACGCACACGCGCTTCACCACGAGCCCTTGCTGGATGGCCGCGAAACGGGTGAGGTCGCCCTTCATCACGTAGGTCACCTTGCACCCGTCGTTCTCGACCACGTGCTCCGGCTTGCACATCTCGGGGCAGTAGAACGTGTGCGCCTTCGGGGCCACCCAGATCTCCGACTTGATCTCGTTGTTCGCGCTGCCCGCGCAGCCGCTGCTCTCGATCTGCATCGTGATGACGTAGTGCTCGGTGTCGAACTGGCCGACCTTCTCGCGGCCGAGGTCCTTGATCGTGAGGGTGGTGGTGATCTTTCCTGTGCCCTGCTGGTGCTCGCGGCGGTTCTTCTTGCGAGTGTCGGCCTGGCCGAGCGCGGAGGTGAGGGGATTCATGGCCTGCGTTGCGTAGACGCGCGCGGCGTCGCTCACCTCGATGCGCTGGCGGGTGCCGCACGAGGTGATGGTGGTGCGCTGCATCTTCATGGGCCCCATCTGCATCGCCATGTCGACGCGCTCCTTGTTGCCCTTCACCTGGGTGGTGGTGGTCATCATGGGCTGGGTCTGACCTTCGACCGATATGGTCGACTCGGTGGTGTAGCGGAAGTCGGCGAAGGCCGACGTGCTGAGGGCAGCGACAAGGGCAGCGCCGCAGAGGAGGGTGCGGATCGAGGTGTGCATGGAGGTCTCCATGAGTCGAGGCTGCGACCGTGTCGGGCGCGCCTCGAGTCATGGGCGGCGCTGGACCTGCTTCCCTTCAGCGACTGTCGCCGCCGGGTCAGCGTTGACCTCGTCTCGCCTCTTCTCCTGGGCAGCGTTCTCTCTGGTTTGTCGCGCTCAAGTCGCCGTGGATGAGCACATATGCGCTCTGGATGAGCGCATATGCGCTCAAGTCGCCGTGGATGAGCGCATATGCGCTCAAGTCGCCGTGGATGAGCGCATATGCGCTCAAGTCGCCGTGGATGAGCACATATGCGCTCAAGTCGCCGTGGATGAGCGCATATGCGCTCAATGGCACAGGGGGACGTGCTGTCGGGAGACCTCAGGGCTTTGTGACACGTGCTCTGCTGCGGTTGCGGGGCATCATGGCACCGAGGCACGGCAGTGTGAGCACCACGTGCGTGATAGACAGCCTTCCCACGAGCTCCCCCAGCAGCTCGCCCTGATCGGTTGTCAGCAGCGTCGACCCAAAACCGAGCAAGATGAGGACGGCGGCCGCGCCGGCGACGATCTGAAGGCTCAGGCGAACGGGACCCGGTACGAACGTGGATGGCATTGGACTTCTCCTCTTCCTGTCATGCGCGACGGCCCGTTCCTCACCCGCGGGATCGACCTCCTGACGTATGAAGAGATCGGGCCGGCTTCTCGAGCGTGGGGTGAGCTTGGGCTTCGCGTGTCACTTCCTGCTTCGCATCGTACTGCGCCACGATTGCCGTCTCTCGCGTGCACGGTTGACAGGATGTTGCGGCGATGTTAACCGTGTTGGCGCAGATGTTGCCGTTGTGCGACGAGATGTGTCCGGCACTGACCTCTCCTCGCCACCCCGAGAGCAGGCGGACGCCTGGCGCACGTCACTGGCGGTCTGGCACTGACCTCTCCTCGCCGCCCCGAGAGCAGGCGGGCTGGAGGACACCTGGGGGTGTTCACCTAATCTCCCAGGCCCCCACGCGCGGCTCGAAGCGGTTGCGTCGGGGGGGGCATCCATCGCACAAGGAGCACAGGCATGGCACGTCCCAGCGGTACCGCCCTCATGGAGAAGATCGTCGCTCTCTGCAAGCGGCGCGGGTTCATCTTCCCGTCGTCTGAGATCTACGGCGGCCTGAACGGCTTCTGGGACTACGGCCCGCTGGGCATCGAGCTCAAGAACAACCTGCGCGATCGCTGGTGGGACGCCATGGTGCGCAACCCTCCGACCGGGCCGGACGGCCGCGAGCTCGATGTGGTGGGCATCGACTGCGCCATCATCAGCCACCCGAAGATCTGGGAGGCCAGCGGTCACGTCGAGGGGTTCTCCGACCCCATGGTCGACTGCAAGACCTGCAAGGCACGCTTCCGCGCTGACGCCCTCGATGAGTCGCCCTGCCCCAACAAGCCGAGCAAGCTCGCGGGCGCGGCCGAGGCCTGTCAGCTCACCGAGCCGCGCACCTTCAACCTCATGTTCAAGACCTATGTGGGGGCGCTCGAAGACCCGTCATCGGTGGCGTATCTGCGCCCCGAGACGGCCCAGGGCATGTTCTACAACTTCAAGAACGTGCTCGACACCAGCCGCGTGAAGGTGCCCTTCGGCATCGCCCAGATCGGCAAGGGCTTCCGCAACGAGATCACGCCGCGCAACTTCATCTTCCGCTCGCGCGAGTTCGAGATGATGGAGATGGAGTTCTTCTGCCACCCGAGCGAGGCCACCCAGTGGTATGAGTTCTGGCGCAAGACCCGCTTCGACTTCTGGTGCTCGCTGGGCCTCGCCGGCGAGCGTCTGCGCCTGCGCGACCACGAGCCCGACGAGCTGGCCCACTACGCCAAGGACGCGGGCGGCTGCGCCGACGTCGAGTACGCCTTTCCGTTCAGCGGCGAGAAGGGCTTCAGCGAGCTCGAGGGCATCGCGTACCGCTCGAACTTCGACCTCTCGCAGCACATCAAGCACAGCGGTGTGAAGCTCGAGTACTTTGACCCGGTGCGCAACGAGCGCTACGTGCCGCACGTCATCGAGCCCGCGGCCGGCCTCACGCGCGGACTGCTCGCCGTCATCTGCGAGGCCTATGACGTCGACGAGTCGCGCCCCAGCCCCGAGCTGATGCGCTTCGCGCCGAGCCTGGCCCCCATCAAGGCGGGCTTCTTCCCGCTGGTGAACAAGGACGGCCTGCCCGAGATCGCCGACAAGCTCTACCGCGACTTCAAGCGTCAGGTGGGGCCGGCCCAGTTCGACGAGAAGCAGTCGATCGGCAAGCGCTACGCGCGCATGGATGAGGCGGGGACCCCGTTCTGCGTCACCGTCGACGGGCAGTCGAAGGAAGACCAGACGGCCACTGTGCGCGAGCGCGACAGTGGCCAGCAGGAGCGGGTGGCTCTCGACAAGGTCATCGGCTACATCGCCGAGCGGGTCGGGGCGAAGCGGGCGTAGTCAGCACGGGGCGGTCAGTCGTTGAGGACGAACACGCGGCGGCCGTTGAGCATGATCTCGTTGCCCGCGTTGCCCGGCGCGATGGTGAAGCTCGACACGCTGCCGTCGTTGAACTGGAGCACGAGGCTGCCGTCGGGCGACACCGTCCACTGGCCGTCGGAGCCACCCGCGACAACGCCCGAGCCGTTCATCGACAGGCTGGAGGCGTCGGAGCGGTAGACGAACTGGCCGTTGCTGTAGAGGTAGAGGTCCTTGCGCTCGCTGTAGCCGTTCCCCGTGTAGAGGTAGAGCAGGTGCTTGCCGCTCAGCGCCGCTGCGATGCCGTTGCCGTGACCGCCGCGGGTGGGGGCGGTCTGGGTGCGGCTGAACTGCATCCGCTGGGCGATGCCGAGACCCTGGTAGTAGGCGGCCTGGGCGTACGGCTCCTTCGCGATGCAGATGACCGCGGCGCCGCCGCCGTAGGGTGAGAAGCGGACGAATGCGTCGGCGATGAGCCAGCCCTCGTTGGTCTGGCGGGCTGCGCGGAAGCAGCGGTCGCTGCCGCCCAGCGATTGCACCTGGCCGACGAGCTGGAACCCGTCCTGCTCGAGGTTCAGCTCTGGGGCGAGGGCTTCGAAGCTCGCATACCCGTGGGGCTTGATGACAGCGACGAAGGTCTGGGAGGCGTCGGTGACGGCGGCGCCGCCGCCGCTCTCGGTCACCTGCAGGTTGGTGGGAACGGTGGTCGCGAGGTTCGCGAGGCGGATGGTGCGGCCCGCGTCAGCGTGGGCAGCGGTCAGGCCGATGATGGCCAGGGCGATGGTGAGGGTGATGGTTCGCTTGATTGAGGAGATGTTGTTCTTCATATCCAGAGTCTACACCCGTCTCTCGCGCCAGACTGTGAAACGAGCCACAGATGGAAATCCCCTTCGTGATCGATGTCACGCCGCGGGGCTTTCGCGCCAGGGCGGGGCAGGCCGTAACCTCACCGCGCCCCTGTCCTGAGCGGGGAGAAGGCGCGTCTCCAACGAATCTTGGCGGCATGCGCAGAGACCTTGCATGGCTTGCGGGTATCATCGTGGTCATCGCCCTGGCCGCCCGCTTCCTCGAGCCGCACGGGCAGCACGCTCCCCCTGTCACGGCTTCGCCGAGCGCCGCCGATGTCGAACGGGCGCGAGGGCTGCTGCATCCGCCTTCGCTGTCAGCGCGTGAGAGCCAGCAGCGGCTTGTTCTCTACAACGCGATCCGCGATGAGATGGACGCAAGCCGATTCGGCGTTCTTGAAGCCGTGGCCGCTGAGCTGCGCGCGGCCCCAGGCAATCGGGTGAGCCTGGGCTACGACCTGCGCACCTTCTATTCCGCGGTGGGGGGCGATCTCGACTTCCGCGGGGGCGGTCAGGAAGACTGGCCGCGGCTGCTCGCCTTTCAGCAGACGTGGCTCGACGCCATTCCAAAGTCAACGGCCGCCCACGTGGCGCGCGCCCAGACCCGGGTCACCGCGCCCGCCACGCCCACCGCGCTCTCAGACGCGCTCGTCGACCTTCGCGCCGCGGGGAACCCTGACGCGAACGCCCCTGCCGATCCCTACCAGAAGGTCGTGCTGGGGCGCCTTGTGCGGGACTCGCAGGCGCGGCAGGACGAGGTGGTTCGAGCCGCCGCACAGGCGCTGCTCGAGTCTTCGCGCTGATTGCGGAGACCGAGTCAGAGCTTCACGTCGCGCGACGCGGTGAAGTGCTCGTCGTAGGTGCGCACCTCTGGCGTGGCGTACGACACGTGCACGCGATAGGTGCTGTGGTCGTCGTCGGCCGGGCGCCAGCGCTTCTTGCCGTTGAGCTTGGGCTGGGGCTCTTCCTGGCCGTCCGGCAGAACCTTCGACCACTTGATCTGGAGGCCGTCGAGGGACGGGGTGCGCAGGGCGATCACGCGGGTATGGCTGTTGTCACCGCCGCCATCGTCGCCATCACCGTCATCACCGGTGCCCCCTCCACCGGTGCCCCCGCCGATGCCCACGCTGAGGCCGTCGATGAGGCTCACCCGCTCGAGGAACTGGTGCCACATGTTCTCCTTGTCGATGGCGCAGAACTCGGGGTTTGTCATGTCGCGCAT is part of the Pseudomonadota bacterium genome and harbors:
- a CDS encoding glycine--tRNA ligase; the encoded protein is MEKIVALCKRRGFIFPSSEIYGGLNGFWDYGPLGIELKNNLRDRWWDAMVRNPPTGPDGRELDVVGIDCAIISHPKIWEASGHVEGFSDPMVDCKTCKARFRADALDESPCPNKPSKLAGAAEACQLTEPRTFNLMFKTYVGALEDPSSVAYLRPETAQGMFYNFKNVLDTSRVKVPFGIAQIGKGFRNEITPRNFIFRSREFEMMEMEFFCHPSEATQWYEFWRKTRFDFWCSLGLAGERLRLRDHEPDELAHYAKDAGGCADVEYAFPFSGEKGFSELEGIAYRSNFDLSQHIKHSGVKLEYFDPVRNERYVPHVIEPAAGLTRGLLAVICEAYDVDESRPSPELMRFAPSLAPIKAGFFPLVNKDGLPEIADKLYRDFKRQVGPAQFDEKQSIGKRYARMDEAGTPFCVTVDGQSKEDQTATVRERDSGQQERVALDKVIGYIAERVGAKRA